Genomic segment of Chloroflexota bacterium:
TGCACGGCTGCGTCCACGTCGTGCATCATGACGCTCTCGGTGATCTCCAGCTTCAGCAGGTGCGGATCGAGGCCGGTCTCCGCGATGATCCTCGCGATATCGTCCACCAGGGACGGCTGCTGGAACTGCCGAGCTGAGAGGTTCACCCCCAGGACGATGGGGCTATCGGGGCAGGCGTCCTGCCAGGCCTTGCCGCACCGCGCCGCCTCGCGCAGCACCCACGCACCCAGCGGCACGATCAACCCCGCCTCTTCGGCGATGCTGATGAACTGGGTCGGCGAGATCTCCCCGCGCGTCGGATGGTCCCACCGCAGCAGGGCCTCCACCTCGATGACCTGGCCCGTCTCCAGCCGCACGATGGGCTGATAGACCACCCGCATCTCGCCGCGCTCGTGCGCGCCGCGCAGATCCGTCTCCAGCGCCAGCCGCTGCATCGCGTACTCGTTCATCTCTGGGGCGAAGACCGCGCAGCGCCCCTTGCCGGCACTCTTGGCGTGGTACATCGCCACGTCCGCGTTCCGCATCAGGTCGTCCGCCGTCGTCGCCTCGAGGCTGCTCAGCGCGATCCCGATGCTCCCCGCCGCGAACAGGGTGTGGCCGTCCAGCTGATACGGCTGCGTGAGCTGCTCCAGGAGCCGATCTGCGATGACCCTCGCTTCGTCCGCGTCGGCCACCTCTTCCACCAGCACCACGAACTCGTCGCCGCCCAGCCGCGCGACGGTGTCCTCCGGCCGGACGCTCAGCCGCAGCCGATCCGCCAACGCCACCAGCAGCGCATCGCCAACATCGTGCCCGAGGCTGTCGTTCACGATCTTGAAATTGTCCAGGTCCAGGAACATCACGGCGACGTGCCCCTGACGCCGCTTCGAGCGCATCATCGCCAGCCGCAGGCGGTCCTTCAGCAGCGCCCGGTTCGGCAGGTCCGTCAGCCGGTCGTAGAACGCCCGCCGCGTCAGCTCCTTCAGTTGCTCGTCTACCTGGCTCGCCAGGCGGTTGATGGACCGCCCCACAATGTTGAACTCCCGGATGTGGCTCTCCGGAATCCGCTCGTCGTACCGTCCTTCAGAGATGCTCGCGGCCACCCGCGTCATGTTGCCCAGCGCCCGCGTCAGCTGGCGTGCGTAGATCATGCCGATCAGCCCGACGGCGCTCACGATGCCGAGCAGGCCGAGCATCATGGTCAGTGTCCGCTGGCGTGTCGCGTCGAGGATGTCGTGCGTCGCGATCAATACCACCATCGAGCCGTTCATGGCCTCGCGGATGGCCGCGATGTATCCCGGAGCGGCAATCGACTCGTTGAGCCTTGCCGACGCAACCCCCTGGCCGCCAAGCTGCACGATGATCTGTTGCAAGCTCGCGTCTCTGAGCGTTGACGCAACGACATCCGGACCTTTCAGTACGACGAGGTCAAGATCGTCCGACTCACGCAGCGATTGCAATTCCTCACTCTGCAGGCAGGAGGCGACCGTCAGCACGCCGATGATTCCACCGCGCCCCTTCACGGGCATCGCCGCCGCGATCTGCAGCCCGTGGCCCTCGACCGCGACGCTGGACTCAGTCAGCCCGGCCAGCGCCTTCGGGACCAGGGACATCAGGACGCCGCCCTCGCCCTCGCCGACGGTGAGCAACGCCTGCCCCTGTGCATCGACGACGCGCACGAAGTCCAGGTCGAGCGTCGCCCGCAGCGGCACCAGCAGGCGGGCCAGCCCCACCACGTCGCGCCGCTCGATCAGGATTGGCAGGTCTGGCTCGCGCGCCAGGAGCGTCGCCATCAGGATCTTGTTGCGGCGGCGCTCGTCGAGCCGGGCCGATATCCCTGAGATCACGGTCTCGGCACGGCGGTCGAGCAGCGAGCGGGTCTGCTCGCGAGCAGCCCACTCTTCGGCAATGAACAGGGCCAGCACGACGCTGACGACGAGCACGATAACGGGAACGGTCAGCACCGCGCGCAAACCGATGCGACGTCCCCCGTCCTGCGAGCGCACGGGGCTATCCTGCGAGCGGCGCGTACTCAAGCGCCGGCAAAAGGCTTGGGGCCACCCGCTGCACGTGTGCGATGTACTCGCGGGCCTCCGCCGAGGCGTTGGCGCGCGTCACGAAGCCGAACGTCAGGCTCCAGGGGTACGCTCCCGAGGCGACGGTCGTCGCGGATGGCCTGACCTCGTCCAGGTCGAGGATCGCCACGTTCTTCGGGGCGCGCTGCTTCAGCAGCCCCAGCGACGTATATCCGATGGCGTACGGCGTCGAATCGAGGGCGCTCATCATGTCGCCCGCGGACGTCAGCGTGACCACGTCGTGCTTCACCGCGCGCCCTGCCATCAGCGGGAGCAGCACGAGCTTGCGCTGCGCCTCGTCCTCGTCGCGGTCCAGCACGATGATCGGGGCGTCCGTATCTGAGAGCGCCCGCCAGCTCGTCGTCGTGCCGTTGTAGACGTCGCGCAGCTGAGCCGTCCGCAGTCCCCGTACCGGCGTCGTCTGGTGGACCGCGAACACGACCGCGTCTTTGGCGAACGGCTGGTAGACCAGGCCCTCGCGGGCCTCGGCCTCCGTCAGTGGCCGGTTGACGACCCCGATATCCAGCGTGCCGTCGATGACGCCACGGATCGCCCCGCCGGAGTTCGAGCCTTCCTTGAAGTCCAGCTTGACGCCCGGCGCCTGGGACTCATACCCTTCGCTGGCCTTCTGGGCGGCCGGGACCGCTGAGCCAGAGCCAGAGAGCCGCAACGCGAGACTGGCTGCCGGCCTCGGCGCCGTGGTCGGTGGGGCGGAGACCGCTGGCCCCGTGCACGCCGTCGCGACACCGGTCGCGGACAACAGCATGAGGAATGTTCTTCGATTCACCATTAAGAAGCACTCGCTTTCGCGCGCACCCCAACGGCTGTCAGCACATCCTCAGGGCGCCCCACATAGCAACAACGACGCACAGGTTCACTGAGATAATCGACCGGAGTGAGGGAGCGCAGGAGCATTCTGGCAACTCGCGCTTGCGGCCAGCCCCGCGATATCGTCCACATGGAAGCGCTCCCACCGTATCGATCTCTCCCCCTCAACAGGAAGAGAACGCGGGAGCACGACGAAACGTGATGGACCGGACCCGCCTGTTCTCACCTGGAACGGCGGGCCGGGTGACGGAGGGTCGCCAGCAGCACGCACGCCCCAACCTGGGCCAGTGCGCCCGCTGCCAACGGTGGTGATGGCCCCACGGATTTGCTCATCGCCAGCCACCAGCGAGACGAGGCCGGTAGGGTCTCCCACCGCGGCCCATACACCTGGTCCAGCTCGCCGGCATCGTAGTTCGATGCAACGTGCTCCCAGACGCCCAGGAGCGCGCTCACGACGACCACCGCCGCGAGGACGCGTGCGGCCAGGACGCGCCCAGAGGAGGCGCGCCCCAGCAGCAGTCCGAGAGCAGCGAGCGCCAGCCCGAGCGCCGCCCAGGCGATCCACTGCACCGGCTGGGTCCAGTGGCGTTCGGCCGCCAGCTCGATCGCCAGAGCCAGCGTGGTGACCGTTCCCAGGCCCAGAAACCCGCGTCGCAGCAGGGGCGACGCACCCTCCTCCGCCCGCATCACGGCTTACAGCGAGAGCGTGGCAACGATCTGATCGACGACGCCCGGGGCCGGGTTGTACTTCGCCAGCTCCCGGCGCAGCTTGGCGAACGTCGGGTCATCCGTGGGGTACGGCCGGTACTCCTCGACCTCCCGCGCCCAGCGGGCCGCGTTCGAGATGCCCGCCGACTCGAAGGTGCGCTGCAACTCGGCCACGCTGGCCGTGTTGGCGTTCACCTTCTGCATGGCAGCAACTGGCGAGGCAGACGCCGACGGCGAGCCAGTCGACGTGGCCGGCGACGCCGACGTGCTCACGGCCGGCGACGCCGCTGAGGCCGCCGGCGACGCCGACGTTGACGGTGAGGCCGACGTGGCTGGCGACGACACTGGCGACGCCGCCGCGCCAGTCGTCGGCGAGGATGCTGGAGCCGTCGTCGGCTTTGGCGCGCTCGTCGCCGTGGTGGTGGTTGCCGCCGGCGCCGAGGCCGAGCCGCCGCACGCGGCCATCAGCACCGTGGCCCCGGCCAGGGCCAGCCCGCGCACCAGGAGGGCTCGCCGCCCCCCGCGAATCAAGAGGTTCTGCGTCATGGTGGTCGTCTTCTCCCAGAACTCCACACGGTCCGGCCGGCCTGCGCTCCTGCCGGCCCAGCCCGTGGGCAATCAGCAGAGGGTCGGCAATCGCCGTGCCGTCACCATCATGACGCGCCCGGATAAATCTGGGATCAATGCGGCGGGGAAGAATCCTGACAACTTCCTGAAGGCGCGCCCAGGGCGATTGCACGTTGGGCGCGCCGTGCAGCCTCGTCGGGGCTTGAAAGCCCCGCCTACCATCCTGCAGTCGCTTCGCGACGCGCCAGTCTCACCGGACGACGGCTGTTCCCGGCCTCCGTCGCGCAGCGACCGAATGACTGTAGGCGGGGGTTTTCACTCCCGACCGCCCGCCTTACCACGTTCTGGGAACGCCGACGAACCTGCAATCGCCCTCAAGGCCCGCCGATCCCGCCCGAGCCCCGACAGCGCATTGTGTCAAACTGTCAATTCTGTCGAAGGGGGTATCCCCCGCGCGCCGCCTGCCGTCAGAACGCGCTCGGGCCGCCGCCCACGAACGTCGTCCACTCGCCGCAGTCGTCGGCAATCGCCAGCGGCACCGTCACCGAGCCGCCAGCCGTCCGGATCACCGTGAGCGTCACACTCTGCGTCGCCGAGGTCGGCACGGCTGTTCCGCCGCCGGCCCCGAACGTCTGCCCCAGCACCGACACCTGGGCGTTCTGCGCCCCCACCACCCGAACGCTCCGGATGATGTTGCTCGCCGCGTAGGCCGGCCGCCCCACCTGCACCGTCACCTGGAGCCGGCCGCTGCCGAGCGGCTGCGTCTGCACCGTGGTCCTGGGGCGCGGCGAGCAGGTCGAGGTCGGCGGTGGCAGCGGGACCGTCTGGCTCCAGATGACCGGATCGTTCACCATCCAGTCGCCGCCCCACCAGCCATCGCCTCGAAAGTCGACCCGCGATGTCCCCGGCGGGACCGGCATCCAGTACGGCTTGAACAGCTCCTCGACGTTCTTCTCCACCGGCTTCATCTGCGCCAGCTGCCAGGACACCCCGCCGTCGAAGCTGACCTGGAGATTCGTGCCAATCCCAACAAATCGCAGGGAGCTGTTGAGCGGCGCAGACGGATTAAACTGGACATATCGTCGGCTGGTCCTGTCCACCCACGGCCGGTCGCCCTTGAGCATCACGAACGGCACAGCCTTGTCGATCTGCACATTGTCCCAGTGCCAGGTGTTCGGCGCGCAGGCCCCAGGGGCGCAGTCCTTGAACGGCGTATACGAGTGGTGCGCCAGTTGGAGCACCGCCCGATCCCATCCCAGATCCGGGAACGTCGCGTTGACCCACCAGCGGCCGTAGGTCGGCATGCCGAACTTCAGCGAGGTCCGGCTGATCCGCAGCTCGAACGGATCGCGGCGGACGGCGCTCGTCGTCAGGAAGCTCTCGTAGGACAGCCCGAAGTCGCTCGGCAGCTGCAGCGAGACGTGATTCTGGATCACACTGGCGTTGAAGGTGGTCCCGCCGTTGAAATTCGACATTTCGACGTGAACCCCTCGGCGTGGCTCGCCAGACCCGTCCGGGTACCACTCCTGCAGCGGCAGCGGCAGATGCTCATCCCACGGGGAGAGCCAGAAGCTCACCCAGTCTCGCGGCGCGCTGCGGAATGTCGTCATATCGAAGCGGATCACGGCCTCGCCGCCCGAGAAGTCCACCATCCGGTTCGGCGTCAGCACGATCAGCCCGTACGCATCGGCGTAGATCGCCGTCATGACGTGGCCGTTGCACTGGAAGACGGCGTCGGCGTAGGCCGAGATCTGGTGCGAGGCCGGCGCGCCAGCACAGTTGCTGCCGTGATGGGCGGCCATCGGCTGCAGCTGCTTCCACGTCTCGGCCTCCCGTGAGTGGACCAGCACGTCCCAGGTCGAGGGGTTGTACGGCTGCGGACTGGCCGGCGTGCCGTCGAACAGCTCGATCCAGCTGGTGGTCTGCGCCAGCGCCGGGCCGTCCGGCGAGGAGGTCAGCAGCGCCAGCACGCACAGGCCGGCGAGCAGGCCGGCCGCCCGCATCGCCCAGCGACGGGCACGCAGGAGCACGCCGGCCGGCGTGCCCGGGCCAGCCCACCCGCCCGGGCCGGCCTGGCGCGTCATCGGGCTGCCGCCGGCCGGCAGCGCGTCGATGGCCGCGCCAGCCGGAGCTGCCGAGCCACGCGCGGCCCCGCGGCGCATCGACGGAGGATCGAGCAAGCGCGCGCACCAGGACGGGGACGGGCAGCACAGCCCTCTGTACGAAGGGGAACATTTGTTCTATAGTAGGGGAAGCACGCGCGCGGGAGGCCTGTCCGATGCTCGCCACAATCGTTCACCGTGGCCTGACCGTCTGGGTTGACCCGGTCGGCAGGAGTGCGCGCGTCCAGGTGCACATGCCGGGGCGGCCCCAGGAGCACGTCGTCCTCGTCCAGCCGCGCGATGGCGGCTGGGCCGTCCAGGACGACCGCGAGGATGAGCCGATCTGGTTCGACGTGTTCGAGCAGGCGCTCGGGGAGGCGCTCGCCTGCAGCGCGCTGGCCCTGGAAGACCGTCTGCTGGGCGAGCTGCGGCCGGGGCGTGCGCTCTCCTCCGAGATGCTCCCGCCAACGCTCGGAGAATGGGAATAGACGGTCGTCGTGATCCTGCCTCGTCATGCCGCGTCCCTGCCTACCGGTGAGCCATCGGCCGGCCCTGAAAGCCAGAGTCGCCGATCCGTGACGTCCCGTCAACGATTTTGTCGGAGAACAGTAACGGAAGAGCAGCACAGAAGGAGCCGCGCGGCACACGGGCAGGGCCGAGCCGGTGCTGCGCCATGCTGGACATAACGGGTTTGCCATCCCGACCGCGGCGAGGAACACCCTCCCGTCCGTCATCCCGACCGCGGCGAGGCACGAGCGGAGTGGAGAGGGATCTTCTCCTTCTTGGCGTGAGGAAGATCTCTCGACTTCGCTCCGGATGCTTGCCCTGAGCTTGCCGAATGGGTCGCTTTGCTCAGGATGACAGGGGAAGCGTCGAGTAACCCGACCCGGTCGTTCACGACTGACGGGCCACTAGAGAAAGATCCCTCGACTGCGCTCGCAAGCTCGCTCCGCTCGGGATGACGGGGTGGGAAGTCGCAGCCTGGCTCTGAGCACCGCGAAACGATGGCCGCGCTCCCAGCGGGCAGTCCAGACCACCGCTCCTGGTTCTGCACGAGCGCCGGGCGGCGCCAGCCTGGGGTGGCGTCAGCCCAAGCTGGCGTCAGCCCGAGCTGGCGTCGTGCTCGTGCGGGCGCGTCCGCGTCTCGGGCTGCTGCTGCGGCTGCTGCGTGAGCGGCTCGAGCACGTCCAGGTACTGGCGGCCGAGGTCCGCGACGGCCGACAACTGGGCCGACAGCCGCTGCAGGGTGTCCGCCAGCGACTCCAGCAGGCGGGCTTGATCCGCCGAGAGCCGCCCGTCCTCCTGGGCCTTCGCAAGATCGGAGATCGCGCGCCACAACTGGAACCGGCGCATCGTCTCCGGGGTCAGCTCATCCGGGTACGAGGTTGAGGACCGCTCGCTCAGGGACATCGACGACTCCGCACCGCGAGACTTCTACATCATGGCGAGAGAGCCACGCTGCTGCTCGCATCTCTGTTCCCAAGTGTAGCCGCAAGGCCCGATCCGTCGCGAGCACCTCCGCATGAGAAACGGGAGACTTCCGGTTACCGACCGCTCCGGGCACGCCGACGCCGGCGCCGCTCCAGGCTGGCACATCCCGTGCATCTCAGCGGGCTACCCAGACCGCTCGCCGGTCACCGCATCCCACCTCGGAGACAGAACCATGGCAAACAGGTCAAGCAGGGCCACCAGGGCAAACAGGGCAAACAGGGCCACCGGCCACCTCGACCCCACGGCAGCGCTCGCGCGGAAGGCGAGCGAGGCCGAGCACCTTCGCGAGTTTATCGACCGCACGACCTTCTCCGGCGATCAGCGTGAAGCCAGCGGCGAGCTGAGCGCTGTCGATCAGCACCCGGCCGACAGCGCCGATCAGACGATGCAGCGCGAGGTGGACTACACCATCAAGGGCATCGTCGCCGACGAGGTGCAGCAAGTGCAGGCGGCGCTCAAGCGCCAGGCCGAGGGACGCTACGGCCTCTGCGAGAGCTGCGGCCAGGAGATCGACCCTGCCCGCCTGGCCGTCAGGCCGCACGCCACCCTGTGCATCGACTGTCAGCGCGTCGCAGACGGCGAGGTGCGAAGCTTCTGAGCCTCCCGGCCCCAGCCTACCTCACCCGGGCGCGGCGCGCACGCCGCGCAGGCTGGGCATGCGCGCCTACGGCGGGGGCAGGTGCTGGCCGGGGCGTATCTGTCCGCCGGTGCGGGTGCGCATCAGGTTCTGATAGGCCCGGATGTGGTTCTCCAGCGCCGTAAGGTCGGAGGCCGCCGCCGCGATCATCTCGCGAAGCTCTGGGGAGTCAACCCCGCCATCCAGCAGCAGCTCGATCACCCCGACGGGCATCGTCAGGCTGTTATTGAGGGTGTGCGCCAGCTCGCGGCCGGCAAACGCCGTCTCCTCGAGGGCGGCCTCGATCTCGGCAGCTCGCTGGCGCAGCGCCCGCGCCGCTCGCCAGCCGCCAATCAGCCCGCCCAGCACCTCGGCAAGCTGGAGCACCGTCGTTGGCTCGAGCGCGCGGCCCTTGCTGCTGCCGTCGAGCACCAGGAGCGCATCAGCTGCGCCGCCGCCCATCTCGCCGTCTGCCCCGCCGGCCAGCGGTACGACCAGCTCCCAGGCGAGCCCTGCCGCCTGCACGAAGCTCCAGTGCTCGGCGGCAAGCTCGCCCGTGGCGTGCTGGTACGGCATCAGCACGGGGTGACCTGCTTCCAGGAGCGGCTCGTAGATGCCCAGCTCAGGGGCAAAGTCCTGATGTGCGGCGGCGACCTTCTGCGCGAGCGGCCCGGCGCCAGGCAGGCCCCCGATACGCGTCAGCTGTTCTGAGGCGTCGGTGACGTAGAGCAGGCAGAGATCGCTCGCGGCCGGGACGAGAATCGGCCGGAGCACGGCCAGCAGCGTCTCGTCAGGGGCATCCGGCGCCAGCGCCCCCACGGCGCGCGCCACGGCGGCCAGCATGGCAAGCCCATCCTGGGCATGCACGGTCCCGGGCTGGAGGTGGGCAGGATCGTCTGGCGCCGTCGAGCCGAACATCTGTTACTCGTGTACGGATAGTATCACGCCACCGACGGAGGGATATCGAGAGACAGAAAGTTGCAGAGCAGTCAGGGGAAACGGTGACTTTCGGGACAGATGTCCCGGGCGCAGTAGGACAGGTGTCAGCGTGCATACGGGTGGCGATCCCCGATCATATTGGTGTCGGTGCGGTCGTGAGCCGCTCGGCCGTCCAACACCGACAACCCCACCCTCTCCACCAGGCCGGGGGAGGACGCCCGCCAGCGTCCTCCCCTTGTCTGTTAACTCATCTGTCAGGCCGCCTCTGAGGCCGTCTCTCAGGCCGAATGTTGCGGCGGCCCGCTCGCCGCGAGCGACCTTCCGTGCGCGGTGGCGCACGCCATCCTGGCGCAGGAGTCGCGCTACCTCCTGACGGCTCGGCTGCCGACCGCGCAGCGGCGCGGGCCAGCCGTCGACGCCGTCGGCGGCGCGTCAGCTCCCCACCGTTTCGGGCGGCGAGCGCCCTGGCAAGACGGCGCATTCTCACCGCCGAACCAGCCACCGCAAAATCCATCCCCTCGCAGGAATGCCTGCCGTTCCATCCATTGATCTCAGGTTTGCAAGACAGTGTGGTCGTCCCTCATCGGCGCCGCCCCTGTCACAAAGATGGCCGGCGAGGCGGTGGTCGTGCCGTGCGGCGGCAGGACGTGGCATGGTGTGCCGACCGGGGCAGCCAGGCAGCAGAACGGTTCGAATGCGGTGAGCGGGTGAACGTGGTGGGGGAAGACTGGCAGAGGCTGGCAGGGTCGGTGCTTGACGCGCTGCCCGAGCCCGTCCTCGTGTTCGACCTGGCTGGCAAGCGCTTTGTGCTGGCAAATCAGGCGGCCACGCACCTGCTTGGGTACGCGCAGGACGAGCTGCTGGAGCGCTCGCCCGTCGACGTGCTGGATGCCGCCGAGGCGGCGCGCTTTGCCCTGGCGCTCGAGCACGTCGCGCCGGGGACCGTCACCCGGCGCGAGTGGACGGCACGGACCAGCGATGGCCGCCTCTTGCCGGTGGGTGTCACGTCCGTCCCAGTCGTGCTGGCCGGCCGGGCGGTCATCGAGATGATCGTGCACGACCGCTCGGACGGCGCGCCGGATGCGGCCCAGGAACGGCTGCTGACCCTCGCGCACGACCGGCTGGCGGCGACCGTGGACCGCGATGAGACGATCGCGGCGATCACGGCGCTGCTGGTACCGGAACTCGCGGATCGCTGCACGATCGACCTCGTGGACGAGGACGGACAGCAGGCGCGGGTGGCCGACACGGGCCAGGAAACGGCCGGCGTCGGGGTGGACGCAGGCTCGGTCGGCCCTGTTACAGCCGAAGGCCCAGGCGGCGCCGACCCGGCCGTGCGGGAGTTCAGGCTGCGCGCGCATGGCCGCGAGCTTGGCGTTCTGACGCTCTCGCTCGCCGCGCCGCGCCGCTGGACCGCCGATGCATGCTCGGTGGCGACCGCGCTTGCCCGGCGGGCCGCTCAGGCGTTGAACACCGCGCGCCTCTGGCGCACAGCTCAGCGTGAGCTGGAGCATCGCGCAGCCATGCACCGCATCACCAGGGCGTTTGCGGACAGCGACCCCGGCAGCGACCGTGCCATGGAGGTCATGCTCCAGGAAGCGCTGAGCCTGCTCGGGGGGGACCATGGCGGCATCGCGCTGTGGGATGCCGGACACGGGCGCCTGATCCAGGTCTACAGCAACACCGGCCGCTCAAACGGCGTTCTTGTTGGCCTGGACGACAGCCTGAGCGGCGCGGCGGCGCGCACCAAGCATGCCATCATCTCGAACGCCTACCAGGAGGAGTACGGGAAGGCCACCCCGGCCGGCAAGTTCGGCGCGCGGGCCAGCATCGCCGCGCCGCTCCTGCACGAGGGGCGGCTGATCGGCGTGCTCTCGGTGGGTACCCGGCGCGAAGGCAAGCGGTTCACCCGGGCGGACGCCGAGGCGCTCGATCTGCTGGCGGGCATGGCCGCTGCGATGTTGGGCACCCTGGAGCGGGCGCAGCTCCAGGCGGTGACGCTTGCTGCGCGCGAGCTGGCGCACCGCCTGAACAACGATCTCGCCCTGGCGGTCGGCACCATCGACCTGCTGCGCGGCGAGCCGTCGTTGCCGGCCGACCTCCACGAGATGGTCGAAGAGGCCGAGGTCGGGCTGCGGCGCATCGCCGAGCAGCTTCGGCAGCTCCAGCAGCTCGTCCGCTTCCAGACCCGCGAGACGCCCGTCGGGCCGGCGCTGGATCTGGACCGCTCGACCGCGCCTGAGGAGCTCCGGCCAGGCTGACCCCGGGGGCGGCCGCTCCCCGAGCCGCTCAGGGCGAACGCAGACGCCGCCCCTGTGCCCCGCTGGAGGCGTCGCTCTACTCCAGCGGCGTCAGGCGCGCCGCGATCCCGGCGATGCGCTCAGCCGCCACCACGTTCTCCTGCGCGATGCTCGTGCCGTACAGGTCGGCCACCGGGCCGACCAGCACCAGCGTGTAGGTCGAGTCACGGGGGGCGTCGTACCACGTCAGCGACCAGTAGTGGCCGCCGCAGCACACCACGTGCTCGACGACGGCCTCGGAGTCGCCGACCTGCACCCCACGGAACAGCTCCGAGGCCAGCGGCGCACCATCCTGCCCGGCCACGTTCTCCGTGCAGTACGGCGCATCCGCCGGGCACCGCCGGAAGCTCCGACTGGCCATGGCCGAGAGCGTCTGATCCAGCTCGTCACGACCAATCGTTCCGCCCACCTGCGCGCTGCCGGTCCCACCAGCCCGGTCGCGGTACTGCACGAGATAGCGCCCCCGCACGACGGACGTCGAGCCGGGACGCGGCCGGTTCAGCTCCACGCGCCACGGCTCCAGCGTGGCGAACGGCTCAAGCTCCGGTGGCGGCAGCAGCACGACGCCCGGGAACGTCCGCAGCTCAGTGAAGAGGTCTGCTGCGCGCGTCGCCCCGGCCGGGCCACCCAGGCCGCCGAGCAGGACCGCGCAGGCCAGCACCAGGGCCGTCAGCAGCCGACGGACGGGCAGCCGTGCCCCGAACAACGCATGGCGAGCAAGCGTGACACGCATGGCGAACCCCACAATTGCAACAGTGAAGCAACGTCCGCGACGCTGAGGAGTGTAACGGGTAGGGCGGTGGCGGGTCGTGGGCTTGCGACCGATGGGCTGCGACCGATGCCCCATAACCCCTGCCGAGCGAGTACACTGGCCGCGAGAGCAGTGGGTCTGCTCAGTGGGTCTACTCACCGGTACGGAGGCAGGAGCGGTGACAGCTGACGAGGCAGGCGCAGCGCCCGGTGGGGCTGCCCCCGAGAATCTCGCGTCCGTGCCTGTGTCCACGCCTGCGTCCACGCCTGTGCCTGCGTCCGTGCCTCCTCCCACGCCCGTGCCTGCACCCACATCCGCACCCGCGTCCGCGCCAGCCTCCA
This window contains:
- a CDS encoding EAL domain-containing protein produces the protein MRSQDGGRRIGLRAVLTVPVIVLVVSVVLALFIAEEWAAREQTRSLLDRRAETVISGISARLDERRRNKILMATLLAREPDLPILIERRDVVGLARLLVPLRATLDLDFVRVVDAQGQALLTVGEGEGGVLMSLVPKALAGLTESSVAVEGHGLQIAAAMPVKGRGGIIGVLTVASCLQSEELQSLRESDDLDLVVLKGPDVVASTLRDASLQQIIVQLGGQGVASARLNESIAAPGYIAAIREAMNGSMVVLIATHDILDATRQRTLTMMLGLLGIVSAVGLIGMIYARQLTRALGNMTRVAASISEGRYDERIPESHIREFNIVGRSINRLASQVDEQLKELTRRAFYDRLTDLPNRALLKDRLRLAMMRSKRRQGHVAVMFLDLDNFKIVNDSLGHDVGDALLVALADRLRLSVRPEDTVARLGGDEFVVLVEEVADADEARVIADRLLEQLTQPYQLDGHTLFAAGSIGIALSSLEATTADDLMRNADVAMYHAKSAGKGRCAVFAPEMNEYAMQRLALETDLRGAHERGEMRVVYQPIVRLETGQVIEVEALLRWDHPTRGEISPTQFISIAEEAGLIVPLGAWVLREAARCGKAWQDACPDSPIVLGVNLSARQFQQPSLVDDIARIIAETGLDPHLLKLEITESVMMHDVDAAVQVLNQLKALGIQLAIDDFGTGYSSLAQLRRLPVDILKIDREFVSRLEKDPEDEAIVRSIISLAGSLNLQVTGEGIETAAQAGHLRELGCAQGQGYFYARPMRAEEFRRILAARTPVLPPSAGAANGAATPTKRSRPARKAS
- a CDS encoding substrate-binding domain-containing protein — encoded protein: MRLSGSGSAVPAAQKASEGYESQAPGVKLDFKEGSNSGGAIRGVIDGTLDIGVVNRPLTEAEAREGLVYQPFAKDAVVFAVHQTTPVRGLRTAQLRDVYNGTTTSWRALSDTDAPIIVLDRDEDEAQRKLVLLPLMAGRAVKHDVVTLTSAGDMMSALDSTPYAIGYTSLGLLKQRAPKNVAILDLDEVRPSATTVASGAYPWSLTFGFVTRANASAEAREYIAHVQRVAPSLLPALEYAPLAG
- a CDS encoding TraR/DksA C4-type zinc finger protein; protein product: MANRSSRATRANRANRATGHLDPTAALARKASEAEHLREFIDRTTFSGDQREASGELSAVDQHPADSADQTMQREVDYTIKGIVADEVQQVQAALKRQAEGRYGLCESCGQEIDPARLAVRPHATLCIDCQRVADGEVRSF
- a CDS encoding GAF domain-containing protein, whose amino-acid sequence is MLDALPEPVLVFDLAGKRFVLANQAATHLLGYAQDELLERSPVDVLDAAEAARFALALEHVAPGTVTRREWTARTSDGRLLPVGVTSVPVVLAGRAVIEMIVHDRSDGAPDAAQERLLTLAHDRLAATVDRDETIAAITALLVPELADRCTIDLVDEDGQQARVADTGQETAGVGVDAGSVGPVTAEGPGGADPAVREFRLRAHGRELGVLTLSLAAPRRWTADACSVATALARRAAQALNTARLWRTAQRELEHRAAMHRITRAFADSDPGSDRAMEVMLQEALSLLGGDHGGIALWDAGHGRLIQVYSNTGRSNGVLVGLDDSLSGAAARTKHAIISNAYQEEYGKATPAGKFGARASIAAPLLHEGRLIGVLSVGTRREGKRFTRADAEALDLLAGMAAAMLGTLERAQLQAVTLAARELAHRLNNDLALAVGTIDLLRGEPSLPADLHEMVEEAEVGLRRIAEQLRQLQQLVRFQTRETPVGPALDLDRSTAPEELRPG